The Candidatus Binataceae bacterium DNA segment GAGAATCGAAGAGGCCAGGCCTTCGTCGCCTTCGAGCAAGGCGGCGAGCAGATGCTCGACGTCGACGGCCTGGTTATGGGCGCTCAGCGCCGCATTCTGCGCGCGGCCCAGCGCCTCCTGTAGTTTTTCGGTAAAGCGGGATGGACTGCTCATTGATAGTTGGCCTTTTTCGGGTCTTTAGCAAAAGTAACCATTTTCCGCCGGCCGACAACCGCGGCTGCGGCGACCGGCCCGTCCGGCAGATTTCGATCAGCTTTCAGTTTGGCCCCTTTGCACCTCATTTGCTAAGCACAATGTGCTGCAACGGGAGGTAGCCATGCGCGTGACGCTGACCGTCAACAATCAACGACGTGAAGATGAAATCGAGCCTCGGATGCTGCTGGTCCACTACCTTCGCGACGTTGCCGGGCTTACCGGCACTCATGTGGGATGCGAAACGTCGCTGTGTGGCGCCTGCACCGTGCTGCTTGACGGCAACGCCGTGAAATCCTGCACCGTGCTCGCGGCCCAGGCGGACGGCGCCAAAGTCACCACGGTCGAAGGACTGGCCCAGGACGGCAAACTCCATCCCTTGCAGGAAGGCTTCTGGGAGGAGCACGGCCTGCAATGCGGATATTGCACGCCGGGGATGATCATGGCCTCGGTCGACCTGCTAAGCCACAACGCCAATCCGTCGGAGGCTGAGATTCGTCATGCGCTGGAGGGCAACCTCTGCCGATGCACCGGCTACCAGCACATCATCAAGGCCGTCCAATACGCGGCCAACAAGATGCGTTCGGGCAAGGCGGCGGCCTGACCGCGACCGCGCCAGTGCGAATGCGCGTACCGATAAGGAGAAAGCGATGGCGGTAATCCCGAAGTTCGTGGGCGAGCGCATCAAGCGGCGCGAGGACCCGCGGCTCATCCAGGGCCAGGGTATCTACGTCGACGACGTACGACTGCCGGGGATGCTGACCGCGGTAGTCCTGCGCAGTCCCCATGCGCACGGGAAGATAAATTCGATCGACCTTGGCGCGGCGCGCCGCGCGCCGGGCGTGGTCGCAGTGCTTTCCGGCGAGGATTTGAAGAACAAGATCGGCACGCTGCCGTGCGTGGCGCCGGCCGAACGGATTCCGTTTCATCCCGTGCTCGCAATCGGCAAGGTGCGCTACGTCGGCGAGCCCGTGGCGGTCGCGATCGCGAGCGACGCCTACCGCGCACAGGACGCGCTCGACCTGGTCGAAGTGGACTATGATCCACTCGACGCAGTGGTCGATCCGGAAAAGGCGAGCGCCGACGGCGCTCCCATCCTGCATGACGAATTCGCCACCAACGTCGCGCTCAAGATGGAAGTCCCCTCGCCCGCGATGGACGAGGCGATGCGCAACGCGGATAAGGTGGTGCGCTTCAGGATCGTCAACCAGCGTCTCGCGCCGATTCCGATGGAACCGCGCGGCGTCGTCGCACAGTGGAACCCGGGCCAGCGCTACCTGACGGTATGGTCGTCAACCCAGATTCCGCACCTTTTGCGCTCGCGCCTGGCCGAGATGCTCAAGCTCGGCGAAAACCGCGTCCGCGTGATCGCGCCCGAGGTCGGCGGCGGCTTCGGATGCAAGCTCAACGTGTACGGCGAGGAAGCCCTGACCGCCCATCTTTCGATGCTGCTCGGCAAGCCAGTCAAATGGATCGAGCGGCGGCGCGAAAATATCGCGGGCACGACTCACGGCCGCGACCAGATCACCTACCTCGAAGTGCCGGTCAGGAAAGATGGGATCGTGCTCGGAATCAAGGCGCGCTTCATCTGCGACATGGGCGCCTACCTCCAGTTGCTGACGCCCGCGATACCCGGATTCTCGGCCCTGATGATGACCGGATGCTACAAGATTCCGGCGATGAGCTTCGAGCAGGTCATGGTCTTCACCAACAAGATCGCGACGGACGCCTATCGCGGCGCCGGCCGCCCCGAGGCCTGCTTCATCGCCGAGCGCGTGATGGACGTCGTCGCCGGCGAACTCGGGCTCGATCCGGCCGAGGTCAGACGCAAGAATTTCTTCTCGAAAGACAGCTTTCCCGCTACCACCGCGGCGGGACTGGTTTACGACTCGGGCGACTATGCGCAGGCGCTGGACAAGGCGCTCGCGATGGTTGACTACAAGAAGGTCCGCGCGGAGCAGGAGGCGGCGCGCAAACAGGGCCGCTACATCGGAATCGGACTCGCCTCGTACGTCGAAATTTGCGGAATCGGGCCGTCGGCGATGCTACCGCCGAAGCTCCAGGGATGGGAAAGCGCGACGGTCAGGGTCGAACCGGACTCCAAGGTGACGGTTCTGACCGGCGTCTCTCCGCACGGGCAGGGCCAGGAGACCACCTTCGCGCAACTCGTCGCCGACGCGATAGGGATCGACATCGACGACGTCAACGTGGTGCACGGCGACACCGCGATCGTGCAGTACGGCGTCGGCACCTTCGGCAGCCGCGCCACGGCGCTCGGCGGAACGGCGCTGATGATGGCGGTCGGCAAGGTGCAGGAGAAGATGAAGAAGATAGCCTCCACCATGATGGAGGCGCCGCCCGAGCAGCTGGTCTTCAACCAGCGCACGATCGCGCTCGCCAGCGATCTGAGCAAATCGATTCCGCTTCAGCAGGTCGTGACCGCCGCCTACGACTTCAAGCAGCCGATTCCGGGGCTCGAGCCCGGTCTCGACGCGACCAGCTTTTTCGAGCCGACCGGATGCACGTTTCCGTTCGGCACCCATGTCGCGGTGGTCGA contains these protein-coding regions:
- a CDS encoding (2Fe-2S)-binding protein, encoding MRVTLTVNNQRREDEIEPRMLLVHYLRDVAGLTGTHVGCETSLCGACTVLLDGNAVKSCTVLAAQADGAKVTTVEGLAQDGKLHPLQEGFWEEHGLQCGYCTPGMIMASVDLLSHNANPSEAEIRHALEGNLCRCTGYQHIIKAVQYAANKMRSGKAAA
- a CDS encoding xanthine dehydrogenase family protein molybdopterin-binding subunit, with the translated sequence MAVIPKFVGERIKRREDPRLIQGQGIYVDDVRLPGMLTAVVLRSPHAHGKINSIDLGAARRAPGVVAVLSGEDLKNKIGTLPCVAPAERIPFHPVLAIGKVRYVGEPVAVAIASDAYRAQDALDLVEVDYDPLDAVVDPEKASADGAPILHDEFATNVALKMEVPSPAMDEAMRNADKVVRFRIVNQRLAPIPMEPRGVVAQWNPGQRYLTVWSSTQIPHLLRSRLAEMLKLGENRVRVIAPEVGGGFGCKLNVYGEEALTAHLSMLLGKPVKWIERRRENIAGTTHGRDQITYLEVPVRKDGIVLGIKARFICDMGAYLQLLTPAIPGFSALMMTGCYKIPAMSFEQVMVFTNKIATDAYRGAGRPEACFIAERVMDVVAGELGLDPAEVRRKNFFSKDSFPATTAAGLVYDSGDYAQALDKALAMVDYKKVRAEQEAARKQGRYIGIGLASYVEICGIGPSAMLPPKLQGWESATVRVEPDSKVTVLTGVSPHGQGQETTFAQLVADAIGIDIDDVNVVHGDTAIVQYGVGTFGSRATALGGTALMMAVGKVQEKMKKIASTMMEAPPEQLVFNQRTIALASDLSKSIPLQQVVTAAYDFKQPIPGLEPGLDATSFFEPTGCTFPFGTHVAVVEVDPETGAVKFLRYIAVDDCGKMISPLLVEGQIHGGIAQGIAQALYEEVVYDESGQLITATLMDYAVPKADMLPHYELGSTVTPSPLNPLGVKGVGEAGTIGSTPCVVNAVLDALSPFGITQLDMPLRPEKIWRAIKAAKKS